AGAGCTCGATCTTCCCCTCTATCTGCTCCACAAGCGAGTTCACCAGTTGCATGCCAAGCGAATCTGTGTTCCTGAAATCTATATTCTCAGGGAATCCTTCTCCATCGTCACTGATACTCAGGATGAAACCGTCTCCTTCCGGGTATATCCCTATCGATATCTCTCCGCCGCCTTTATGGAAGGCATGCTTCAGGGAGTTCGAAACGATTTCATTTATTATCAGGCCAAGGGGAATGGACGTATCTATACCAAATATAACGTTTTTAATATTTAAATTGATTCGGACAGTATTTCTGGAAAAACCATAAGAACTGACAAGATATTCCACAATGCTCTTGATGTAGTCCTCAAGTTCCACTTTTTCGATGTCCTGCGACCTGCAAAGTCTCTCATGCGCCAGTGCCATGGATCTTACGCGGTGCTGGCTCTCCCTGAATGCCCCGACAACTTCGCCGTCGCTGAATTTCCTTGACTGGAGGTTAAGCAGGCTGGAAATGACCTGCAGATTATTCTTTACCCTGTGATGGATCTCCCTGAGCAGGATATCTTTTTTGTGGGCTTCTTCTGCCTTTTTGATATCCGTGATGTCCTTTACCACGGACATTACCTCGTCCTCTCCGCTTACAACTATGCGTGCCTCATAATCCCTCATCTCCCCTTTGACGGGAAGCTGGTATTGCATCGTCTGCATCTTCCCTGTGCTTAAAACTTCATTGATGATGCTGATTTCTTTTGCACCCAGTTCCGCAGGCAGTACGTCATCAATCCTTATGCCCGGGATGCCTTGCGGGGATTCATAGAGGCACTCCCCGGTGGAAAGCTTATAGTTGCATATTGTCCCATCCCTTCTGATCCGGAATATCATATCGGGCATGGCCTGGATGATAGCTTTGAGCGTTGCATCCTTTTCCATGACCAGGTGCCTGGAATGTTCAAGCGATTCAAGCAGCAGGTTGATGGATCTGCAAAGCTCGGATATCTCATCCTTTCCCTCCTCATAGATACGCCGGGAGAGGTCCCTGCTTTCTCCGATGTTCTTTATGCTGGTATTGAGGTCATTGAGCCGTGAGAAGAAAGAGTTCTCATAAAGGTGCAAAGTCACGGAGCCAAAAGTACCGGCCACGAGCAGCAGGATCATAAGGATATAGGTCATCGTGGCTTTACCCTGCAGGTGTATGCTGCGGTTTTTGTCTACCATGAGTGCAAGGTTGTCCTGTCCGTAGACATCCTTAAGAAAAATGCCTCCGGTGACCGTACTTTCGTTCACGGAGTTCAAGTAGACTTCCTCGCCGGAACTTAGACTCAGCCCGGTGTCTTCCCTCTCCCCGGCAGCTGCCTGTGAGGAAAGCAGTTCCAGTGACAGGTTTGATTTCTCACCAAGAAGTCCCTGTTCAGCCTCATCCATGAAACGTCCCATGAGGACGACCCCTCCGATGGTGCTGTCCCCGCTGCCTGTGACTATGGGCTGGGACGTGACCATGACCGGCATGTCCGCAAGATACAGCAGCCCTGTCTTCCGGCTGGCCGCATTCTCATGCTCCAGCAGGTACCTGTTACTCTCAAGATGCTCAATAAGGAATTGAGGTGGAGGTGTCTGCTTTTCGCCGGACAGGTCCATACCTTTTGAGTATATCAGGGAACCGGAAGAGTTGTAAAACAGGGCGAAGTTCAGTCTCTGGTTAATGAAAGTCTCATCCATCAGGTAACTGCTGACATAGCTGCTGTTATTGTCAAGGACGAAATAATAGGTCTCATCCCAGACAGACCAATCCGCAGTTTTTCTTTCAAGGTCCTTCATGTCCCAGTAAAGGGTATTTCTTGCGTTCTGCACATCGTTTTTCAGCTCTTCCTTTTCAAGATGGTCAAAACTGTTTATGATGATTATCTGAGAACCCAGAAAGAGCACTATGACAAGCCCGGCAAGCGTGGCACCAAGGATAGCAAGTGTTTTTCTGCGCAGGGTCGTCATGTTGGCACGGTCCTTATATTGAAGGGTTAATGCAGTAGAGGTATCTCATTGATTGTGGTCCATAGAATAATTGAACTTCCTTTATGGTATTATATATATTTTAACATTTACTTTAACAACAGTAGGTGTATATCCCGCAGTCCTCGGATCCTACCTTCAGTAAGATGGGTCAGGAAAACAGGATGAATTGAAGAAAAAAAGGTAATTGGCTCAGCCTACAACGCTCGTGTCGGGGAACCTTATCGATGGAGTGAGCACGCCTCCAACCTTGCGGATGTCCGTGCCCGCGCCGTTGATCCTGCCAAGCATCTCGAATATATTGCCTGATATCATAAGGGATCTCACCGGCTGGTCGATCTGACCATCTTTTATTGTAAAGGCGTTTCTTGCCTCCACGGAGAAGTCCCCTGAGATCGAGTTGGCTGTATGGGCACCGATGACAGTGTTGACATAGATCCCCTTGTGTGTGTCCTCTATCACATCAGTGCCGGGATGATCTATGATGAAATTCCTGGGGCCGACGGAGGGCGTCGAGAAATATGAGCCTCTTGAGGCATTTCCGGTGCTTTTGACATTGTCCTTGCCTGCAGTATAAGTGTCATATAGGTATGATCTGAAGACGCCGTTCTCTATCACTTTTGTCCTTTGTGAGGGCACTCCCTCATCATCCGACCTTCCGGTCTCGATGCCTCCTTCAAGCAATCCGTCATCTGTTATTGAGAGATTTGAAGTGGCTATCTGCTCCCCCAGCCTGCCTTTCAGATTGGAGCGTCCTTTCTGGACATTATCCGCATCAATAGACGGTATAAAAGCGCTTCCCAGCAGGTCCGCAAATGCAAAGGGGTGCAGGATCACATCTGTCCGGTGCGGCTCAATGCTGATTCCGTGCTGTGAGCTGCGGGAAAGTTTAGCTGCATTCCTGCCGATAGCGGCAAAGTCGATATCATTTCTTCGGGAGATGGCAAAGTCATAAGCTGTGGATATGTCCCCTTTTGTGGTGATGACATCAGCAAAACCCGAGACGCCTGTGGAGCTTTCCTCAACCTCCACGCCGTTTGTATTCATTATCACACGCTTTCCGGCACTGCGGGAAAAGCTACCCGAGGTTACAATAACGCCGGGGACTTCCTTTGCCCCTTCAACCATGTTAAGGGCCTGCAGGATACAGGCATCCAGCCCCATATGCTCAAGTTCCGGGTCCATAATGCCGGATACTTTGGGATATTCACTTGCATAAGGTAATGACCTCCAGTCGGGATCCCTCTCGCGGACCTTGGCAGACCTGACCGCGCTCCTGGCTGCGTCTTCCGTGTGGCTCATGATGTTGGTGCTTGCAAAGCCGACAGCTCCGTTGACAATGGCACGGATGCCCAGTCCCTGGGAGATGTTCTCCTTTGCACCTTCGATCTCATCCTTACGGATGTCCACTGAAGTCTTGTGGTCCTCAATGATAAGGATCTCAGCTTCATCGGCACCGGCGTCCACTGCGGCCTTAAGCCCCCTGCGTGCAAGCTCGTACAGCATCAGGCACCACCCACCAGGGCTTCTGAGACCATGAGATGGGGTGAACCATCTGTTACAGGCACCAGCTGTCCTCCCTTTCCACACCTGCCGGAGTTGAGTGTAAGGTCGTTGCCTACCATTCTTACGTTGTTGAGTATCTCAAGGGTATTGCCTGAAAGTGAAACGTCCCGGATCAGGGAGGTAAGTTGCCCGTTCTCTATAAGGTAGCCTTTTTCAGCATTGAACTGGAACACTCCTTCGCCGGTGTTGACCTGCCCGCCCCTGGAGCCTATGAGATATACGCCGTTCTTTATCTCTTCGAGCATCTCCTCGAACCTGGAGGTGCCGTTGTCGATATAGGTGTTGCTCATCCTCACAATCGGCTTTGCATGTCCCTGCGCCCTGCAGTGACCGGCCTGTCCGCCAAGCTTTGCAGCTGTCTCCCTGGAGTGCAGGTAGGAACTGAATATGCCATCCTTGATCAGGACAGTTTTCTCTGACTGTGTGCCTTCGTCGTCGAAGGGAAAGAAACCATATTCATGCAGTGTCGGGTCATCAATGATATTCACAAGTGGTGAGGCTATCTGCTGCCCTATCCTGTTCTCAAGTATCGAGCTGCCTTCAAGCACAAGATCGGCTTCTGAAGCATGGCCGACGGCTTCATGAGCGAACACGCCTGCAAGCTCCGGATCCAGTATGACAGGCATTGTGCCACCTTTGGCGGGCTTTGCATCGAGCAGCTGGAGGGCTGTCTTTGCAGCAGACTCTGCAAGTTCGAATGCATTGTGCTTTTCAAATATCTCGTACCCGTTGACTCCGAACCTGCTTTCCCTGCCTGCCTGGTACATCCCTTCCCTTGATGCCACGGCGCTGATCGCAAAGCCTGTCCTTATGAGCTCGTACTCTCCTTCGATGCCTGTGGAATCGGTATAAAGCACCTTGTACGAAGATTCGCTGTAGACCGCGCTGGTGCTGGAGATACCTTCGATCTTTGCCCTTGCACCTATCTCTTTCAACAGCCCGACCTTCTCCTCAAGGGATATGTCCCTTGGATCGACCTTTATCCTGGGCATGTTCCTTGCGACGGGCTTTGAGATGTCGAGCATTTCCACCTTTTCCTTGTGTGATCTCTCGTCCATCCCCACCGCAAGCTCTGATGCTGCACCGATGGCCTTGTTAAGATCAAAATCCCCGTCCACGGAAGTGTATCCCCAGGACCCTCCGCTCAGGGCACGCACTCCGGCTCCCTTCGTGTAGTTCTCGGATACTTCCTTTATGTTACCATTATCGAGGACTATCGATGTTGTTGTCCCCTCAATTATCTTTGCATCGAAAAAGTCTACCCTGTACATGATCTACTCCCAAAATAGCAAAAGGTCCCTGTTCACGCAGGGACCACATCTGGCATATCCAGATTGAATTTAAAGTTGGTTATACTCTGAAGCTTTTCCATGATACGGTTCTTTTCAGGACCGACCAGGCTGTGCTCAATTACTTCGATAATGCTTGTCACAGGCACTATCTGTATCCTGTC
This DNA window, taken from Methanolobus chelungpuianus, encodes the following:
- a CDS encoding histidine kinase dimerization/phosphoacceptor domain -containing protein yields the protein MTTLRRKTLAILGATLAGLVIVLFLGSQIIIINSFDHLEKEELKNDVQNARNTLYWDMKDLERKTADWSVWDETYYFVLDNNSSYVSSYLMDETFINQRLNFALFYNSSGSLIYSKGMDLSGEKQTPPPQFLIEHLESNRYLLEHENAASRKTGLLYLADMPVMVTSQPIVTGSGDSTIGGVVLMGRFMDEAEQGLLGEKSNLSLELLSSQAAAGEREDTGLSLSSGEEVYLNSVNESTVTGGIFLKDVYGQDNLALMVDKNRSIHLQGKATMTYILMILLLVAGTFGSVTLHLYENSFFSRLNDLNTSIKNIGESRDLSRRIYEEGKDEISELCRSINLLLESLEHSRHLVMEKDATLKAIIQAMPDMIFRIRRDGTICNYKLSTGECLYESPQGIPGIRIDDVLPAELGAKEISIINEVLSTGKMQTMQYQLPVKGEMRDYEARIVVSGEDEVMSVVKDITDIKKAEEAHKKDILLREIHHRVKNNLQVISSLLNLQSRKFSDGEVVGAFRESQHRVRSMALAHERLCRSQDIEKVELEDYIKSIVEYLVSSYGFSRNTVRINLNIKNVIFGIDTSIPLGLIINEIVSNSLKHAFHKGGGEISIGIYPEGDGFILSISDDGEGFPENIDFRNTDSLGMQLVNSLVEQIEGKIELYRNNGTEFRITFKELSYVRRDC
- a CDS encoding TldD/PmbA family protein, whose translation is MLYELARRGLKAAVDAGADEAEILIIEDHKTSVDIRKDEIEGAKENISQGLGIRAIVNGAVGFASTNIMSHTEDAARSAVRSAKVRERDPDWRSLPYASEYPKVSGIMDPELEHMGLDACILQALNMVEGAKEVPGVIVTSGSFSRSAGKRVIMNTNGVEVEESSTGVSGFADVITTKGDISTAYDFAISRRNDIDFAAIGRNAAKLSRSSQHGISIEPHRTDVILHPFAFADLLGSAFIPSIDADNVQKGRSNLKGRLGEQIATSNLSITDDGLLEGGIETGRSDDEGVPSQRTKVIENGVFRSYLYDTYTAGKDNVKSTGNASRGSYFSTPSVGPRNFIIDHPGTDVIEDTHKGIYVNTVIGAHTANSISGDFSVEARNAFTIKDGQIDQPVRSLMISGNIFEMLGRINGAGTDIRKVGGVLTPSIRFPDTSVVG
- a CDS encoding TldD/PmbA family protein yields the protein MYRVDFFDAKIIEGTTTSIVLDNGNIKEVSENYTKGAGVRALSGGSWGYTSVDGDFDLNKAIGAASELAVGMDERSHKEKVEMLDISKPVARNMPRIKVDPRDISLEEKVGLLKEIGARAKIEGISSTSAVYSESSYKVLYTDSTGIEGEYELIRTGFAISAVASREGMYQAGRESRFGVNGYEIFEKHNAFELAESAAKTALQLLDAKPAKGGTMPVILDPELAGVFAHEAVGHASEADLVLEGSSILENRIGQQIASPLVNIIDDPTLHEYGFFPFDDEGTQSEKTVLIKDGIFSSYLHSRETAAKLGGQAGHCRAQGHAKPIVRMSNTYIDNGTSRFEEMLEEIKNGVYLIGSRGGQVNTGEGVFQFNAEKGYLIENGQLTSLIRDVSLSGNTLEILNNVRMVGNDLTLNSGRCGKGGQLVPVTDGSPHLMVSEALVGGA